One Microbacter margulisiae genomic window carries:
- a CDS encoding glutathione peroxidase produces the protein MFYQMNAVNMQKRETSMDEYKGKVVLVVNTASKCGFTPQYEGLEQLYKTYKDQGLVILGFPCNQFANQEPGTSEQIKQFCTMKYDVTFPMFEKIEVNGKNAHPIYKYLKKELKGTLGSRIKWNFTKFLIDRNGIPYKRYSPATSPERLVEDIEWLLSKS, from the coding sequence ATGTTTTATCAAATGAATGCTGTCAACATGCAGAAAAGAGAAACCAGCATGGATGAATATAAGGGGAAGGTGGTTTTGGTGGTTAATACAGCCAGCAAGTGTGGATTTACACCGCAATATGAAGGACTTGAACAACTGTATAAAACATACAAAGATCAAGGGCTTGTGATCCTTGGATTTCCTTGCAATCAGTTTGCCAATCAGGAGCCTGGTACTTCAGAACAAATCAAGCAATTCTGTACGATGAAATATGACGTAACCTTTCCGATGTTTGAGAAGATTGAAGTAAATGGGAAAAATGCTCATCCTATATATAAATACCTAAAAAAAGAACTTAAAGGTACGTTGGGGAGTAGAATCAAATGGAATTTCACAAAATTTCTGATCGACAGGAATGGCATTCCATATAAAAGGTATTCACCTGCAACTTCTCCTGAAAGGTTAGTAGAAGACATAGAGTGGTTATTATCAAAATCGTAA
- a CDS encoding glutathione peroxidase has product MNGQTNRVQNIYRFQMNNINGQKIPLSDYKGKVVLIVNTASKCGFTPQYAGLEQLYKTYKNKGFVVLGFPCNQFANQEPGTSEQIKQFCMVKYGVTFPMFEKIEVNGMDTNPLYAYLKSTLPLQGKNDIRWNFEKFLINKDGVPVKRFAPNIKPKELNNDIEDLLK; this is encoded by the coding sequence ATGAATGGGCAAACAAACCGGGTACAGAATATATACCGGTTTCAAATGAACAATATCAATGGGCAAAAAATTCCTTTAAGCGACTATAAGGGAAAAGTAGTATTAATCGTTAATACAGCCAGTAAGTGTGGATTTACTCCACAGTATGCAGGACTAGAACAACTGTATAAAACATATAAAAATAAAGGGTTTGTAGTGCTTGGATTTCCTTGTAATCAGTTTGCCAACCAGGAGCCAGGTACATCTGAACAAATCAAGCAGTTTTGTATGGTAAAATATGGCGTTACCTTCCCGATGTTTGAGAAAATTGAAGTAAACGGTATGGATACAAATCCGCTGTATGCTTACTTAAAATCAACCCTTCCTCTACAGGGTAAAAATGATATTCGCTGGAATTTTGAAAAATTTCTGATTAATAAAGACGGCGTTCCGGTAAAACGTTTTGCTCCGAACATCAAGCCCAAAGAACTTAATAATGACATAGAAGATCTTTTGAAATAA
- a CDS encoding hemerythrin domain-containing protein, with amino-acid sequence MKPTEELIQEHNAIKLMLAIMNKIVENLRHNKAVELKDIEDIVNFLKTFADKCHHGKEETVLFPELVAVGIPSENGPVGVMLYEHTQGRAYIQAIQDGTHNWETDHDTSAEAIAGAMSSYIALMQNHILKEENILFVMANQRLSQQTQKEISEKFEQIEENVVGHGVHEQFHELLTKLKTKYMN; translated from the coding sequence ATGAAACCAACAGAAGAATTAATTCAGGAACATAACGCCATCAAACTCATGCTTGCTATTATGAATAAAATCGTCGAAAACCTTCGACACAATAAAGCGGTTGAGCTCAAAGACATTGAAGATATTGTCAACTTCTTGAAAACTTTTGCAGACAAATGTCATCACGGGAAGGAAGAAACTGTCTTATTCCCGGAACTGGTTGCAGTCGGAATTCCTTCAGAAAATGGGCCTGTCGGCGTCATGCTTTATGAACACACACAGGGCAGAGCCTATATTCAAGCCATACAAGACGGTACACATAACTGGGAAACAGATCATGACACATCTGCCGAAGCCATTGCCGGAGCCATGTCAAGTTATATTGCTTTAATGCAGAATCATATTCTGAAAGAAGAAAATATTCTCTTTGTCATGGCCAACCAACGGCTCTCACAACAAACACAAAAAGAAATAAGTGAAAAATTCGAACAAATTGAAGAAAATGTAGTGGGTCATGGAGTCCATGAACAATTTCATGAACTCCTTACTAAATTAAAGACCAAATACATGAACTAA